In Companilactobacillus allii, one genomic interval encodes:
- the rnc gene encoding ribonuclease III, which produces MLDQKFLDYLQQNYEITFNNRKLVERAMTHSSFDNEHKELGIGNYERLEFLGDAVLEINISRYLFEKYPQLPEGKLTRLRSDIVRTDSFARFAKEIQIDKYLLIGKGEEKQGARQRHTLLEDIFEAFNGALYLDQGNTKVEEFLESVVYPHIDSGEFSEDTDFKTHLQERLQQSGEVEIDYKVIDEEGPDHDKKFEIELIVNDKILSKGFGFSKKHAEQMAAKEALEQLK; this is translated from the coding sequence ATGCTAGATCAGAAATTCTTAGATTATTTACAACAAAATTACGAAATTACTTTTAATAATAGAAAATTGGTTGAACGAGCTATGACTCATTCTTCTTTTGACAATGAACACAAGGAATTAGGAATAGGTAACTATGAAAGATTGGAGTTTCTTGGAGATGCTGTTTTGGAAATTAACATTTCAAGATACTTATTTGAAAAATATCCTCAATTACCAGAGGGTAAATTAACTCGTTTAAGATCAGATATAGTAAGAACTGATAGCTTTGCTAGATTTGCTAAGGAGATTCAAATTGACAAGTATTTGTTAATTGGTAAAGGCGAGGAGAAACAAGGTGCACGTCAGCGTCATACGTTACTTGAGGATATATTCGAGGCTTTTAATGGAGCTTTATACTTGGATCAAGGAAATACAAAGGTCGAAGAATTTCTTGAAAGTGTAGTATATCCACATATTGACTCAGGTGAGTTTTCTGAAGATACAGATTTCAAGACACATCTACAGGAACGTTTACAACAATCAGGTGAAGTTGAAATTGATTACAAGGTAATTGATGAAGAGGGTCCTGATCATGATAAGAAATTTGAAATTGAATTAATTGTTAATGATAAGATCTTGTCAAAAGGATTTGGTTTTAGTAAAAAGCATGCTGAACAAATGGCTGCTAAAGAAGCATTGGAACAATTGAAGTAG
- the plsX gene encoding phosphate acyltransferase PlsX, with product MKIAVDAMGGDNAPQVVVEGIEKARDQWTDLEFLLYGDEDKIKKYLKNNDRIKIIHTTEEILGTDEPVKAIRTKKNSSMVLAAKAVKNKEADALFSLGNTGALLASGIFVVGRIKQVDRPALMPTLPVVNSALGVNMLDVGANAEAKPAYLQQWAVMGSIYARDVKKIKNPRIALLNNGTEEDKGDSTHKEAYKLLENTEEINFIGNIESNNILSGDADVIVTDGFTGNAALKAIEGTATTLLTQMKHSLMDNGIFTKMGAAIVAPSLRGLKDMFDTSKSGGAVLLGLKSPVIKAHGAANSETVFYTVKQIYDMLLNDTVNKANKYFEQMSKD from the coding sequence ATGAAAATTGCAGTTGATGCCATGGGTGGCGACAATGCGCCTCAAGTTGTTGTAGAGGGAATTGAAAAGGCACGTGATCAATGGACTGATTTAGAGTTTCTTCTTTATGGTGATGAAGATAAAATTAAGAAATATTTGAAGAATAATGATCGAATTAAAATTATTCACACTACTGAGGAAATTTTAGGTACAGATGAGCCTGTTAAGGCAATTAGAACTAAAAAGAATTCCTCGATGGTTCTTGCAGCTAAGGCAGTCAAAAATAAAGAGGCAGATGCTTTGTTTTCTTTAGGTAATACTGGAGCCTTATTAGCATCAGGAATTTTTGTTGTTGGACGTATTAAGCAAGTTGATAGACCGGCTTTAATGCCAACATTACCAGTTGTAAATTCGGCACTTGGTGTTAATATGCTTGATGTAGGTGCTAATGCTGAGGCAAAACCAGCATATTTACAACAGTGGGCTGTTATGGGATCGATTTATGCTCGTGATGTTAAAAAAATCAAGAATCCTCGTATTGCACTATTGAATAATGGTACAGAAGAAGACAAGGGGGATTCAACTCATAAGGAAGCTTATAAATTACTAGAAAATACTGAAGAGATTAATTTCATTGGTAATATCGAATCAAATAATATTTTGTCAGGTGATGCTGATGTTATTGTTACAGATGGATTTACAGGTAATGCAGCTTTAAAGGCTATTGAAGGAACTGCAACAACATTGTTGACGCAGATGAAGCATTCTTTAATGGATAATGGTATTTTTACTAAGATGGGCGCAGCAATCGTTGCACCTTCGTTACGTGGACTTAAAGATATGTTTGATACATCTAAATCTGGTGGAGCTGTGTTATTGGGATTGAAATCACCAGTCATTAAGGCTCATGGTGCAGCAAATAGTGAAACAGTTTTCTATACAGTTAAACAAATTTATGATATGTTGCTTAACGATACAGTTAACAAGGCAAATAAATATTTTGAACAAATGTCAAAGGATTAG
- the rplS gene encoding 50S ribosomal protein L19: MKKLIQDITSEQLRSDIPDFRPGDTVRVHAKVVEGSRERIQLFEGVVIKRHGSGVSATYTVRKISSGVGVERTFPLNTPRVEKIDVVRHGRVRRAKLYYLRDRKGKAARIKERRRDI, from the coding sequence ATGAAGAAATTAATTCAAGATATTACATCAGAACAATTACGTTCAGATATTCCTGACTTCCGTCCTGGAGACACAGTTCGTGTCCATGCTAAGGTTGTTGAAGGTTCACGTGAACGTATCCAATTATTCGAAGGTGTTGTAATTAAGAGACATGGTTCTGGCGTTAGTGCTACATATACTGTTCGTAAGATCAGTAGTGGTGTTGGTGTTGAAAGAACATTCCCATTAAACACACCACGTGTTGAAAAGATTGATGTTGTAAGACATGGTCGTGTACGTCGCGCTAAACTTTACTATCTACGTGATCGTAAAGGTAAGGCAGCTCGTATCAAAGAACGTCGTCGCGATATCTAA
- the ftsY gene encoding signal recognition particle-docking protein FtsY gives MGLFDRIKKAFTGKDDDEEKKSTEESIEKQESTEDTKEDDTQTLENVDNNEVEKPVEPTEKSTDEPGEKSIETTDSEDVSKKLDTTNTDEVTKVKEEVKPHTSEPVKEVESNTSVQEEPEDIESESDSSETITDTTTTSESPAESDESTDEDEKEKSEEKDVKEYDEGLKKSRNSFSTRFNHFLANFRSVDEDFFDDLEELLIESDVGYETAMRISDELREEVKLENVKKRSDVSDVIVRKLVDMYDEEGKEEDNSLKFSTDKVPTVFLFVGVNGAGKTTTIGKLAHRYQQEGKKVLLAAGDTFRAGAIEQLQEWGRRVDVPVEASKPQTDPASVVFDAVKRAINENFDILLVDTAGRLQNKEGLMRELEKIKRVITRELPEAPQEVLLVLDGSTGQNALSQAKQFNETTEVSGIVLTKIDGSSQGGIVLAIRNELHIPVKLVGLGEQMDDLRDFDPEKFIYGLFKELIVGSGK, from the coding sequence ATGGGACTTTTTGATCGAATTAAGAAGGCTTTCACCGGTAAAGATGATGATGAAGAAAAGAAATCTACCGAGGAAAGTATAGAGAAACAAGAATCAACTGAAGATACAAAAGAAGATGATACTCAAACCCTTGAGAACGTCGATAATAATGAAGTAGAAAAACCAGTGGAACCTACTGAGAAATCTACAGATGAACCTGGCGAAAAATCTATTGAAACCACAGATTCTGAAGATGTTTCCAAAAAATTGGATACTACTAATACGGATGAAGTTACAAAAGTTAAAGAAGAGGTTAAACCGCATACCTCTGAGCCAGTCAAAGAAGTAGAGTCTAATACTAGTGTTCAAGAAGAACCTGAGGATATAGAATCCGAAAGTGACTCTTCAGAAACAATTACGGATACTACAACTACATCAGAGAGTCCAGCGGAATCAGATGAATCTACAGATGAAGACGAAAAGGAAAAATCTGAAGAAAAAGATGTAAAAGAATATGATGAGGGCTTAAAGAAGAGCCGGAATTCATTTAGTACTAGATTTAATCATTTTTTGGCTAACTTTAGAAGTGTCGATGAGGATTTCTTTGATGATCTAGAGGAGCTTCTTATCGAATCAGATGTTGGATATGAAACAGCTATGCGTATATCTGATGAGTTACGTGAAGAAGTTAAGTTGGAGAATGTTAAAAAAAGATCAGATGTTTCGGACGTTATTGTACGTAAATTGGTTGATATGTACGATGAAGAGGGAAAAGAAGAAGATAACTCTTTAAAATTTAGTACAGATAAAGTTCCAACAGTATTTTTGTTTGTTGGAGTTAATGGTGCTGGCAAGACTACGACAATTGGTAAGTTAGCCCACAGATATCAACAAGAAGGTAAGAAAGTTCTTTTGGCTGCTGGAGATACATTTAGAGCCGGAGCAATTGAACAACTTCAAGAATGGGGTCGTCGTGTTGATGTACCTGTTGAAGCAAGCAAACCTCAAACTGATCCAGCATCAGTAGTTTTTGATGCTGTTAAGCGTGCAATTAATGAAAACTTTGATATATTATTGGTAGATACTGCAGGTAGATTACAGAACAAAGAGGGCTTGATGCGTGAACTTGAAAAAATCAAGCGTGTGATCACTCGTGAATTACCTGAGGCGCCTCAAGAAGTATTGTTAGTTCTAGACGGTTCAACTGGCCAAAATGCCTTAAGTCAAGCCAAACAATTTAATGAGACCACTGAAGTTTCAGGAATTGTTTTAACAAAGATTGACGGAAGTTCACAAGGTGGTATTGTATTAGCAATCAGAAATGAATTGCATATTCCAGTTAAGCTAGTTGGACTTGGAGAACAGATGGATGATTTACGTGATTTTGATCCAGAGAAGTTCATCTATGGATTATTTAAGGAACTCATTGTTGGTTCTGGTAAATAA
- the ylxM gene encoding YlxM family DNA-binding protein → MDIDENTKINLLYNFYHALLTKKQDQYVDLYYVEDFSLGEIAEQLKVSRQAVMDNLHRSVSLLESFEVELGLIKKTQEIDDISGKLEKVVLARYPNDKELSKLVKRISKINEK, encoded by the coding sequence ATGGATATTGATGAGAATACTAAAATTAATTTGTTATATAATTTTTATCATGCATTACTTACAAAGAAACAAGATCAATATGTAGATTTGTATTATGTTGAGGATTTTTCTCTAGGTGAAATTGCAGAGCAACTTAAGGTTTCTCGTCAGGCAGTTATGGATAACTTGCATAGATCAGTTAGTCTATTAGAATCATTTGAAGTTGAGCTTGGACTAATTAAGAAGACGCAGGAAATAGATGATATTTCTGGAAAACTTGAAAAAGTCGTTTTGGCAAGATATCCAAACGATAAAGAATTGTCCAAATTAGTTAAACGTATTTCAAAAATAAATGAAAAATAA
- the smc gene encoding chromosome segregation protein SMC, giving the protein MPLKSLTINGFKSFADKTKIDFTSGITGIVGPNGSGKSNITEAIRWVMGEQSAKSLRGDKMVDIIFAGSATRPQMNHAEVILEFDNSNKELKSDQNNITIKRKLFRNGDAEFSINNKSCRLRDITELFMDSGMGKQSFSIISQGRVEEIFNSKPIERRSIIEESAGIALFKQKKTQAESRLSETTDNLHRVSDIVSELSKQVEPLKEQASIARDYKEQKNKYDNIYQQILTIEIKDLSKAKRETESKLREVKLSLQNIEKQVKNSNEHVTRNRNETSEIVKKIDFSQDELVRKTQSLEILNGKVAVSDERNGFNTTNQTSLNEQLQNITKSKIQHEKKLSDCNIKIEQYKEEISSYSKRLKEIEQLQKKTPEEIQNNISNLRDSYVNTLQEQVSTGNEQKFTQRQLDRIKLSDEDINNQLEDIKKNLKETNISANEVSEKLQHFIDDNQDLIKKNDELDRDIKNVTETGQSENQEYLKSLENLQETKARKTVLDNMQQEHVGFFEGAKNVLNNQDKIGGIIGAVAELIKVPQEYQLAIETVVSNQLQAIVTKDEPSAKEAISFLRKRNGGRATFLPINIIRGRSVNSSDLNALSQVQGYIGVASELVKFDSKVENIVKNILGNLLIVKDINAATRASSVSGRKYRVVTLDGNVVNAGGSMTGGQQRRVNSSILTRKDELVKLNSQLSKQEMALDQKQQTVVDLREKLVNLRNEKKQIESKLSNFNQERNQLSNQLSSYQSELKHLQEQKKAVEYNGNKNDEERKQLKKNLDGQLQGSKELQKKVTDLQSDIEANQKLLKDFDSELTQITSEIQQTQTKLAVVKSNQDNELKQKKQFDQEILDDNDKIKELKIRLDQLNSERDQLTLSNSEVKTKITELNGTIKSLKLTLSDLQKQRSEKEQVAVKLNDEAQRSFDLQKSASDEQENLAISVTKITNKIDTRLDVLSEEYQLTYEAAMKNLKAQDLDPDDLKREAKLLKMGIDELGTVNLSSIDEYDKVKDRYEFLTTQQNDLLKARQQLLDTMSEMDHEVSTRFKKTFDNVSAAFEMIFPEMFAGGRAKLVLTDPTNLLETGIEIIAQPPGKKFQRLSLLSGGEKALTAITLLFAIIKVHPVPFCILDEVEASLDDANVDRFASYLNRYDDNTEFIVITHRKGTMMNVNRLYGVTMEESGVSRMLSVEVQNLHNNLASFNN; this is encoded by the coding sequence ATGCCATTAAAATCATTAACAATCAATGGGTTTAAATCTTTTGCTGATAAAACAAAGATTGATTTTACAAGCGGAATTACCGGTATTGTAGGACCCAATGGAAGTGGAAAATCAAATATCACCGAAGCAATTCGTTGGGTTATGGGAGAACAGTCAGCTAAGAGTCTCCGTGGTGACAAGATGGTAGATATTATTTTTGCCGGAAGTGCAACTAGACCACAAATGAATCACGCTGAAGTTATATTAGAGTTTGATAATTCTAATAAGGAACTTAAATCTGACCAAAATAATATCACCATCAAACGTAAGCTTTTTAGAAATGGTGATGCAGAATTTTCAATCAATAATAAATCTTGCCGTCTCAGGGATATCACAGAATTATTTATGGACTCAGGGATGGGTAAACAATCGTTTTCAATCATATCTCAAGGTCGTGTTGAGGAAATATTTAATAGCAAACCGATTGAGAGACGATCAATTATCGAAGAATCTGCAGGAATAGCTTTATTTAAGCAGAAAAAAACTCAGGCAGAAAGTAGGTTATCTGAAACAACTGATAACCTGCATAGAGTCTCTGATATTGTTTCTGAACTTTCAAAACAAGTGGAGCCATTAAAGGAACAGGCAAGTATTGCTAGAGATTATAAAGAACAAAAAAATAAGTATGATAATATTTATCAACAAATATTAACTATTGAAATTAAAGATTTATCAAAGGCAAAACGTGAAACAGAATCGAAATTACGTGAGGTTAAACTTAGTCTTCAAAATATTGAAAAACAAGTTAAGAATTCTAATGAACATGTAACTCGTAATCGTAATGAAACTAGTGAAATAGTTAAAAAAATTGATTTTAGTCAAGATGAATTAGTTAGGAAGACACAATCCTTAGAAATTTTGAATGGTAAGGTTGCTGTCTCTGACGAGCGTAATGGGTTTAATACGACTAATCAAACCTCTTTGAATGAACAGTTACAAAATATTACAAAAAGTAAAATTCAACATGAAAAGAAATTATCTGATTGTAATATTAAAATTGAACAATATAAAGAAGAAATTAGTAGTTATAGTAAAAGACTCAAAGAAATTGAGCAACTTCAAAAGAAAACGCCAGAAGAAATTCAAAATAATATTTCAAATTTACGTGATAGTTATGTTAATACGCTTCAAGAACAAGTTTCTACTGGTAATGAGCAAAAATTTACCCAAAGACAACTTGATCGAATTAAATTAAGCGATGAAGATATTAATAATCAGTTGGAAGATATCAAAAAGAACTTGAAAGAAACTAACATTTCTGCCAACGAAGTGAGTGAAAAGTTGCAACACTTTATTGATGATAATCAAGATTTAATTAAGAAAAATGATGAGCTTGATCGAGACATTAAAAATGTAACTGAGACTGGTCAGTCTGAAAATCAAGAATATTTGAAATCTTTGGAGAATCTTCAAGAAACTAAAGCAAGAAAAACTGTATTAGACAATATGCAGCAAGAACATGTGGGCTTTTTTGAAGGTGCTAAAAATGTTTTAAATAATCAGGATAAAATTGGTGGGATTATTGGCGCGGTTGCTGAATTAATTAAGGTGCCACAAGAATATCAATTAGCAATTGAAACAGTAGTAAGTAATCAATTACAGGCAATTGTAACTAAAGATGAACCCTCTGCAAAAGAAGCAATAAGCTTTTTACGTAAGAGAAATGGTGGTCGTGCAACGTTTTTGCCAATAAATATTATTCGCGGCAGATCAGTTAATAGTAGTGATCTAAATGCTTTAAGCCAAGTCCAAGGATATATTGGTGTAGCAAGTGAGTTGGTTAAGTTTGATTCTAAGGTTGAAAATATAGTTAAAAATATTTTGGGAAACCTTTTGATCGTTAAAGATATTAATGCAGCTACAAGAGCATCATCAGTCTCTGGTCGTAAGTATCGTGTTGTAACACTTGATGGAAACGTGGTTAATGCTGGTGGTTCAATGACTGGTGGCCAACAGCGTCGTGTAAATTCTAGTATTTTAACTAGAAAAGATGAACTTGTAAAATTGAATTCGCAATTGTCAAAACAAGAAATGGCACTTGATCAAAAACAACAAACAGTCGTAGATTTACGTGAGAAATTAGTAAATTTAAGAAATGAAAAGAAACAAATCGAAAGTAAGTTGTCTAATTTTAATCAAGAACGTAATCAATTGAGTAATCAGTTATCTAGTTATCAAAGTGAACTTAAGCATTTACAGGAACAAAAAAAAGCCGTTGAGTATAATGGCAATAAAAATGACGAAGAACGCAAACAGTTAAAAAAGAATTTGGATGGACAACTTCAAGGATCCAAAGAGCTTCAGAAAAAAGTTACTGATCTACAGTCTGATATTGAGGCCAACCAAAAGCTTTTAAAGGACTTTGATTCAGAATTAACTCAAATAACTAGCGAAATACAGCAAACACAAACTAAATTAGCAGTTGTTAAGAGCAACCAAGATAATGAACTTAAACAAAAGAAACAATTTGACCAAGAAATTTTGGATGATAATGATAAAATTAAAGAATTGAAAATACGCTTGGATCAACTTAATTCTGAACGTGATCAGTTAACTTTGAGTAATTCAGAAGTTAAAACCAAAATAACAGAACTGAATGGAACTATTAAATCTTTAAAACTTACTTTGAGCGATCTACAAAAACAAAGAAGTGAAAAAGAACAAGTGGCTGTGAAGCTAAACGATGAAGCACAGCGTAGTTTTGATTTACAAAAATCTGCTTCTGATGAACAAGAGAATTTAGCTATTTCTGTTACTAAAATAACCAATAAGATAGATACTCGTTTGGATGTATTGTCTGAAGAATATCAACTAACTTATGAAGCAGCAATGAAAAATCTAAAAGCTCAAGACTTAGACCCAGATGATTTAAAACGTGAAGCAAAGTTACTCAAAATGGGGATTGATGAATTAGGTACAGTTAATTTGTCTTCTATTGATGAATATGACAAAGTGAAAGATAGATATGAATTCTTGACCACGCAACAAAATGACTTGCTTAAAGCCAGACAACAATTACTTGATACAATGTCTGAGATGGATCATGAAGTTTCCACTAGATTTAAAAAGACCTTTGACAATGTTTCTGCTGCCTTTGAAATGATTTTCCCTGAAATGTTTGCTGGTGGTCGAGCCAAGCTTGTGTTGACTGATCCAACCAATCTACTAGAAACAGGAATTGAGATCATTGCTCAGCCACCTGGGAAAAAATTTCAGAGATTAAGCTTATTATCAGGTGGAGAAAAGGCCTTGACTGCAATAACATTGCTGTTTGCCATTATCAAGGTTCACCCGGTTCCGTTTTGTATTTTGGATGAAGTTGAGGCTTCACTAGATGATGCCAATGTAGATCGTTTTGCAAGTTATCTAAATCGTTATGATGATAATACTGAATTTATTGTTATTACTCACCGTAAGGGTACAATGATGAATGTAAATCGTTTATATGGTGTAACTATGGAAGAATCAGGTGTTTCCCGAATGCTATCAGTTGAAGTTCAAAATCTACATAATAACTTAGCTTCGTTTAACAATTAA
- the rpsP gene encoding 30S ribosomal protein S16, which yields MSVKIRMKRMGSKLRPFYRIVVADSRAPRDGRFIEQVGYYNPISQPEEIKLDDDKIMDWLQKGAQPSDTVRNLLKTHGIMQKYHESKYSK from the coding sequence ATGTCAGTTAAAATCAGAATGAAACGTATGGGTAGTAAGTTAAGACCATTTTATAGAATCGTTGTTGCAGATTCACGTGCACCACGTGATGGCCGCTTTATCGAACAAGTTGGTTACTACAACCCAATTTCACAACCAGAAGAAATTAAATTAGATGATGATAAGATTATGGACTGGTTACAAAAAGGTGCACAACCTTCAGATACAGTTCGTAACTTACTTAAGACACATGGTATTATGCAAAAGTATCATGAAAGTAAATATTCAAAATAA
- the trmD gene encoding tRNA (guanosine(37)-N1)-methyltransferase TrmD encodes MDITILSIFPRMFQSLDESLIGKAQEKELVNIDVVDFRDFTTNKQNHVDDAPYGGGAGMLLQAQPIYDAMDYVETKKPGKKRVILLDPAGKTFNTNMARDFAKEDQLVFICGHYEGFDERVKDLVTDEVSIGDYILTGGELPTMSMIDATLRFVPGVLGNSVSAEDESFSNGLLEYPQYSRPADFRGKKVPEVLTSGNHEKIRLWRLEQSLKKTLNRRPDLLEDVEFSKEERKILNDIKSK; translated from the coding sequence ATGGATATTACAATTTTAAGTATCTTCCCTAGAATGTTTCAATCTTTGGATGAATCATTGATAGGTAAGGCTCAAGAAAAAGAATTAGTTAACATTGATGTTGTAGACTTTAGGGATTTTACGACTAACAAACAAAATCACGTTGATGATGCTCCATATGGTGGTGGAGCAGGGATGTTACTTCAAGCTCAGCCGATTTATGATGCTATGGATTATGTTGAAACTAAGAAACCCGGTAAAAAAAGAGTTATTTTGCTAGATCCAGCAGGTAAAACATTTAATACCAATATGGCTAGAGATTTTGCTAAAGAAGATCAGTTGGTATTTATCTGTGGCCATTATGAAGGTTTTGATGAGCGTGTAAAGGATTTGGTTACTGATGAGGTGTCAATCGGTGATTATATTTTGACCGGTGGTGAGTTACCAACGATGAGTATGATTGATGCTACATTACGTTTTGTACCAGGTGTTTTGGGCAATTCTGTTTCTGCAGAGGATGAATCATTTTCAAATGGTTTATTAGAGTATCCTCAATATTCTCGACCTGCTGATTTCAGAGGCAAGAAAGTACCTGAAGTATTAACAAGTGGTAATCATGAGAAAATTCGTTTATGGCGTTTGGAGCAATCTTTGAAGAAAACTTTGAATAGACGTCCAGATTTATTGGAAGATGTTGAATTCAGTAAAGAAGAACGAAAAATATTAAATGATATAAAATCAAAATAA
- the acpP gene encoding acyl carrier protein, whose product MSEQEIYDKIVALIVDKFEVEADSISKETSFTDDLDADSIDLVEFVLELEEEFDAEIPDEDAEKITTVGEAVDYIKNNQK is encoded by the coding sequence ATGTCAGAACAGGAAATCTATGATAAAATCGTCGCTTTGATTGTTGATAAATTTGAGGTCGAAGCAGATTCAATTAGTAAAGAAACGTCATTTACAGATGATTTAGATGCAGATTCAATCGATTTGGTTGAATTTGTCTTGGAACTTGAAGAAGAATTTGATGCTGAAATTCCAGATGAGGATGCAGAAAAAATCACAACTGTTGGTGAAGCAGTTGATTATATTAAAAACAATCAAAAATAA
- the rimM gene encoding ribosome maturation factor RimM (Essential for efficient processing of 16S rRNA) produces MTEELYRVGTIVNTHGIKGELRIIPITDFPEERFKKGANLFLRQSGKKDKKLIVESSRKHKNFILIKFEGYDNINDVEQYVKSELFSGNETKPKLNDGEFFYSQIIGLTVVDPNLGEIGKIKEIIELGPNDVWVVKGPKYKEVLIPYIADVVKKVDLDAKKVDVEIPDGLID; encoded by the coding sequence ATGACTGAAGAACTTTACAGAGTGGGTACAATTGTTAATACTCACGGTATTAAAGGTGAATTAAGAATTATTCCGATTACAGATTTTCCAGAGGAAAGATTCAAAAAAGGTGCTAATCTTTTTTTGCGTCAATCTGGTAAAAAAGATAAAAAACTTATTGTTGAATCATCTAGGAAACATAAGAATTTTATTTTAATTAAGTTTGAAGGCTATGATAATATCAATGACGTCGAACAATATGTTAAATCGGAATTATTCTCTGGTAATGAAACAAAACCTAAACTTAATGATGGCGAATTTTTCTACAGTCAAATAATTGGATTAACCGTTGTTGATCCTAATTTGGGTGAAATTGGTAAAATAAAAGAGATAATTGAACTTGGTCCTAATGATGTTTGGGTTGTTAAAGGTCCAAAATACAAGGAAGTTTTAATACCTTATATTGCAGATGTTGTTAAAAAAGTGGATCTCGATGCCAAAAAGGTGGATGTCGAAATTCCGGATGGATTGATAGATTAA
- the ffh gene encoding signal recognition particle protein encodes MAFEGLSERLQKVFSSLKGKGKLSEDDVRTVMREVRMALLEADVNFDVVKSFVKQVRERALGSEVMDSLTPSQQVIKIVDDELTKLMGDEAVPLNKSPHIPTIIMMVGLQGAGKTTTAGKLAKYLMANDNARPMFIAGDVYRPAAIEQLKVVGEQVGAPVYDEGTDKDPVDIVRNGLKQADENKNDYVIIDTAGRLEIDDKLMDELLHIKELAHPDEILFVADSMTGQVAAKVAHGFDEQLDITGVVLTKLDGDTRGGAALSIRSVTGKPIKFIGQGEKLDQLDVFHPDRMADRILGMGDMLTLIEKAQTDYDAKQAEDMAEKIRENSFDFNDFIDQMDQVQKMGPLDEIMKMIPGMANNPQLANVNIGEKDIDHLKAIVYSMTPKERENPDLLNPSRRRRIASGSGRNIQEVNRMIKQFKQSRDMMKQMSKGNMSGMDQMMGGGMQGKLGKMAMHSMVKKQKKNKKKRLKKIKRFKSK; translated from the coding sequence ATGGCTTTTGAAGGATTAAGTGAACGACTACAAAAAGTTTTTTCTTCACTAAAGGGTAAAGGAAAACTTTCTGAAGACGATGTTCGTACTGTAATGCGTGAGGTTCGTATGGCTTTACTTGAAGCCGATGTTAACTTTGACGTTGTAAAGAGTTTTGTTAAACAAGTTAGAGAACGTGCTTTAGGTTCTGAAGTTATGGATAGTTTGACACCTTCTCAACAAGTTATCAAAATTGTTGACGATGAGTTGACCAAATTAATGGGGGACGAAGCAGTTCCTTTAAATAAGTCTCCACACATACCTACGATTATTATGATGGTTGGTCTGCAAGGTGCCGGAAAAACTACAACAGCTGGTAAATTGGCTAAGTACTTAATGGCCAATGATAATGCCAGACCGATGTTTATTGCTGGGGATGTTTACCGTCCTGCTGCTATTGAGCAATTGAAAGTGGTTGGAGAGCAAGTCGGAGCACCAGTCTATGATGAAGGTACTGATAAGGACCCTGTTGACATTGTTCGTAATGGATTAAAGCAGGCTGATGAAAATAAAAATGATTATGTAATTATCGATACTGCAGGACGTTTGGAAATTGATGATAAATTGATGGATGAACTATTGCACATAAAAGAATTGGCACATCCAGATGAGATCCTTTTCGTTGCTGATTCAATGACTGGTCAAGTGGCAGCTAAGGTTGCACATGGTTTTGATGAACAATTAGATATCACTGGTGTAGTATTAACTAAATTAGATGGTGATACTCGTGGTGGTGCTGCACTTTCAATTCGTTCCGTGACTGGAAAGCCAATTAAGTTTATTGGACAAGGTGAAAAATTAGATCAATTGGATGTATTCCATCCTGATCGTATGGCTGATCGTATCTTGGGTATGGGTGACATGCTTACTTTGATCGAAAAGGCTCAGACAGATTATGACGCTAAACAAGCAGAAGATATGGCTGAGAAGATCAGAGAAAATAGTTTTGATTTCAATGATTTTATTGATCAAATGGATCAAGTCCAAAAGATGGGTCCTCTTGATGAAATAATGAAGATGATTCCAGGTATGGCTAATAATCCACAACTTGCTAATGTTAATATTGGTGAAAAGGATATTGATCACTTAAAAGCAATTGTTTATTCAATGACACCAAAGGAACGTGAAAATCCAGATTTATTGAATCCGTCGAGAAGACGTAGAATAGCCAGTGGTTCTGGTCGAAATATTCAAGAAGTCAATCGTATGATCAAGCAATTTAAACAATCCCGTGACATGATGAAACAAATGAGTAAGGGAAATATGTCAGGTATGGATCAGATGATGGGCGGTGGAATGCAAGGTAAATTAGGTAAGATGGCAATGCATTCTATGGTTAAAAAACAAAAGAAGAATAAGAAGAAGCGTTTGAAGAAAATCAAGCGTTTTAAATCAAAATAA